One window of Hujiaoplasma nucleasis genomic DNA carries:
- a CDS encoding ParA family protein — protein MGLVLSIANQKGGVGKTTTAINLASSLANLRNKILIIDLDYQANATSCMGIDRGSFQKSIFDVFKKEVGFEDILIKSHHRNIDVLPAKTMVEGIEEAIIGDTNRDFILHDHLHKFKENYDYVLIDCPPSLGYITTNALVASDGVIVPVQCEFLAMDGLTQLLNTIRIVQNKKKVNKEDLTIYGVLLTMLDKRVTSGFQIVNEIKTYFKEKVFKTIIPRNITCSNATFYGMPVTQFSPRSKSSISYKKLAKEVVSRNEQG, from the coding sequence ATGGGATTAGTACTGTCGATTGCTAACCAAAAAGGTGGAGTTGGTAAAACAACAACGGCCATTAATTTAGCAAGTTCATTAGCCAATTTAAGAAATAAAATATTAATAATAGATTTGGATTATCAAGCAAATGCAACATCATGTATGGGTATTGATAGAGGTTCTTTTCAAAAAAGCATTTTTGATGTTTTTAAAAAGGAAGTCGGATTTGAAGATATCCTCATCAAAAGTCATCACCGTAATATTGATGTGCTTCCTGCTAAAACCATGGTTGAGGGGATAGAAGAAGCCATCATTGGAGATACCAATAGAGATTTTATACTCCATGATCATTTACATAAATTTAAAGAAAATTATGATTATGTATTGATTGATTGTCCGCCTTCCTTAGGGTATATCACTACCAATGCATTGGTAGCTTCAGATGGTGTTATTGTTCCTGTTCAATGTGAATTTTTAGCAATGGATGGTTTAACTCAATTATTAAACACCATTAGAATCGTTCAAAACAAGAAAAAAGTTAATAAAGAAGATTTAACCATTTATGGTGTTTTATTAACTATGTTGGATAAACGAGTAACTTCAGGGTTTCAAATAGTAAATGAAATTAAAACATATTTTAAAGAGAAGGTTTTTAAAACAATTATACCTCGTAATATCACTTGCTCTAATGCAACATTTTATGGTATGCCAGTGACACAGTTTTCTCCTAGGAGTAAATCTTCTATTTCCTATAAAAAATTAGCTAAAGAGGTGGTGAGTCGTAATGAACAAGGATGA
- a CDS encoding RsmG family class I SAM-dependent methyltransferase, with the protein MNIHLIHGRAEELGIFNEFDIIMARAVAKLNILVEMALPMLKINGYFVAFKSIHYQEELDQAKHAIELLGGKVEKIINYTLTEDLQHVYILIRKIKHSPKIYPRSFAKIKKSPL; encoded by the coding sequence GTGAATATTCATTTGATTCATGGAAGAGCTGAAGAACTAGGTATTTTTAATGAATTTGATATTATTATGGCTAGGGCGGTAGCCAAGCTTAATATTTTAGTAGAAATGGCATTACCTATGCTTAAAATTAATGGGTATTTTGTTGCTTTTAAATCGATTCATTATCAAGAAGAGTTAGATCAAGCCAAACATGCTATTGAACTACTTGGTGGTAAAGTTGAAAAAATTATTAATTATACTTTGACTGAAGATTTACAACATGTATATATTCTTATAAGAAAAATTAAACATTCTCCTAAAATTTATCCAAGATCCTTCGCTAAAATAAAAAAATCTCCTTTATAG
- a CDS encoding RsmG family class I SAM-dependent methyltransferase, translating into MLDQNLLSKLSHEKFNIYYQYLIEQNQLLNLTAITEKEEVYLKHFYDSIFILNHLDFKDKKVLDIGAGAGFPSLPIKLIESSMNLIGSRWFK; encoded by the coding sequence ATGCTAGACCAAAATTTATTATCAAAACTTAGTCATGAAAAGTTTAATATATATTACCAATATCTTATTGAACAGAATCAGTTATTGAATTTAACAGCCATTACTGAAAAAGAAGAAGTTTACTTAAAACATTTTTATGACTCTATATTTATCTTAAATCATCTTGATTTTAAAGACAAAAAAGTATTGGATATTGGCGCAGGTGCTGGCTTTCCTTCTTTACCTATTAAATTAATCGAGTCTTCAATGAATTTAATAGGTAGTAGATGGTTTAAATAA
- the mnmG gene encoding tRNA uridine-5-carboxymethylaminomethyl(34) synthesis enzyme MnmG, whose translation MYDVIVIGGGHAGNEAAIASAKLNHSTLLITGNLKMVSFMPCNPSIGGPAKGTLVREIDALGGVMGIIADKTTLQMKMLNKSKGPAVRALRAQSDKLEYPREMLKLLMNTDNLDLKEAYVKELLVENNKVYGVKLETGEEILSKSVIITTGTFMNAKIMVGDFSKTEGPDKQKASIGLSDHLRALGHDTYRLKTGTPARIKRDSIDFSKMELSPGDGFIHHFSFEKEHLRVLDKEWPCYLIHTQAKTHEIIHFNLNKSAMYGGQTVDGVGPRYCPSIEDKLVRFADKERHQLFIEPESREIDEVYLQGFSTSMPYDVQEEMIHSLPGLENAVISKYAYAIEYDAIDSRTLWPSLESKIIENLFFAGQVNGTSGYEEAAAQGLMAGINASLKLQGKEAFILRRDQAYIGVLIDDLVTKGTKEPYRMLTSRAEFRLLLRHDNADMRLTRYGYQLGLINENRYQNFLEKKKNIEMAIQTLLDNDITPTEEVRDYLEKNNLMGIKGKTTLFDLLKRQDMSIDIIEDLAHIDLSLSEEEAEQVDIYSKYDGYIKKAINQAEKLQKEHNIKIPTDIDYFKVNNLALEARDKLNKIRPLTISQASRISGVNPADIQMLLIHLKKYET comes from the coding sequence ATGTATGATGTTATTGTCATAGGTGGAGGCCACGCAGGTAATGAAGCAGCCATCGCAAGTGCAAAACTGAATCATTCAACACTATTAATAACAGGGAACCTTAAAATGGTTTCTTTTATGCCGTGTAATCCATCTATAGGTGGTCCTGCTAAAGGGACCTTGGTTAGGGAAATAGATGCCTTAGGCGGAGTTATGGGGATCATTGCTGATAAAACAACTTTGCAAATGAAAATGTTGAATAAATCAAAAGGTCCTGCTGTAAGAGCTTTAAGAGCTCAATCAGATAAACTTGAATATCCCAGAGAGATGCTAAAGTTGTTAATGAACACAGATAATCTTGATTTAAAAGAAGCTTATGTAAAGGAACTTCTAGTTGAAAACAATAAAGTCTATGGAGTTAAATTGGAAACTGGTGAAGAAATATTATCTAAATCTGTTATTATAACTACAGGAACATTCATGAATGCTAAAATTATGGTAGGTGATTTTTCAAAAACTGAAGGTCCGGATAAACAAAAAGCATCTATTGGATTAAGTGATCATTTAAGAGCTCTTGGCCATGATACTTATAGATTAAAAACGGGTACTCCAGCAAGAATCAAAAGAGATAGTATTGATTTTTCAAAAATGGAACTATCACCTGGGGATGGTTTTATCCATCATTTTTCTTTTGAAAAAGAACACTTAAGAGTCTTAGACAAGGAATGGCCTTGCTATCTTATACATACTCAAGCAAAAACCCATGAAATAATCCATTTTAATTTAAATAAATCTGCCATGTATGGCGGACAAACAGTTGATGGTGTAGGCCCAAGATATTGTCCTTCGATTGAAGATAAATTGGTTAGATTTGCCGATAAAGAAAGACACCAATTATTTATAGAACCAGAATCTAGAGAAATCGACGAAGTCTATTTGCAAGGTTTCTCAACATCAATGCCATATGATGTTCAAGAAGAAATGATTCATTCTTTACCTGGTTTAGAAAATGCAGTTATTAGTAAATATGCTTATGCTATTGAGTATGATGCTATTGATTCAAGAACCTTATGGCCATCTTTAGAATCAAAGATTATTGAAAATTTATTTTTCGCTGGTCAAGTCAATGGAACCAGTGGATATGAAGAAGCCGCAGCTCAAGGACTTATGGCTGGTATAAATGCGTCTTTAAAATTACAAGGAAAAGAAGCTTTTATATTAAGAAGAGACCAAGCTTATATTGGTGTATTGATTGATGATCTTGTGACTAAAGGGACTAAAGAACCTTATAGGATGTTAACATCTAGAGCTGAATTTAGGTTATTATTAAGACATGATAATGCTGATATGAGATTAACAAGATATGGGTATCAATTAGGTTTAATTAACGAAAACAGATATCAAAACTTCTTGGAAAAAAAGAAAAATATTGAAATGGCTATTCAAACTTTATTAGACAATGATATTACACCAACAGAAGAAGTTAGGGATTATTTAGAAAAAAACAATTTGATGGGGATCAAAGGAAAAACCACATTGTTTGATTTATTAAAAAGACAAGACATGTCTATAGATATTATTGAAGACTTAGCCCATATTGATTTATCTTTGAGTGAAGAAGAAGCTGAACAAGTAGATATTTATAGTAAATATGATGGCTATATAAAGAAAGCCATTAATCAAGCAGAAAAATTACAAAAAGAACACAATATAAAAATACCTACAGATATAGATTACTTCAAAGTTAATAATTTAGCTTTAGAAGCTAGAGATAAGTTAAATAAAATAAGACCTTTAACGATATCACAAGCATCAAGAATCAGTGGCGTTAATCCAGCAGACATACAAATGCTTTTAATTCATTTAAAAAAATATGAAACATAA
- a CDS encoding Cof-type HAD-IIB family hydrolase, producing the protein MALIFFDLDGTILVNGQVVPGIFETLKALREKGHYLSIATGRNPNLLKGIEKKLEFNHMVLANGGYVISHGKVVYENYISLDTVKRITKKADEMAFDLTIEYIDEYVNYRQDTNKALEFSKHFDLPIATYNPNIYPDRDVFAMVVYEDEVVDKIKGDFPELQFNKSGGIAYDVNPKGDLKAEGVKALIKHLGFDIKDTYAFGDNYNDMSMFKAVGHPIAMGNAVKALKDIAEFVTDDVDKAGIEKALKKYKLL; encoded by the coding sequence ATGGCATTAATATTTTTTGATTTAGATGGTACAATATTGGTGAATGGACAAGTAGTTCCAGGTATATTTGAAACCCTAAAAGCTTTAAGAGAAAAGGGACATTACTTATCTATTGCGACTGGAAGAAACCCAAATTTATTAAAGGGTATTGAAAAAAAGTTAGAATTTAATCATATGGTTTTAGCCAATGGAGGTTATGTGATAAGCCATGGCAAGGTAGTCTATGAAAATTATATTTCATTAGATACTGTAAAACGTATAACGAAAAAAGCTGATGAGATGGCTTTTGATTTAACCATAGAATATATTGATGAATATGTTAATTATCGACAAGATACCAATAAAGCTTTGGAGTTTTCAAAACATTTTGATTTACCAATAGCGACTTATAATCCGAATATATATCCTGACAGAGATGTTTTTGCAATGGTAGTATATGAGGATGAAGTGGTAGATAAAATTAAAGGAGATTTTCCTGAACTTCAGTTTAATAAATCTGGAGGCATAGCTTATGATGTTAATCCTAAAGGCGATTTAAAGGCTGAAGGTGTCAAAGCTTTAATTAAACATTTAGGCTTTGATATTAAAGATACTTATGCTTTTGGTGATAATTATAATGATATGTCAATGTTTAAAGCTGTGGGACATCCTATAGCTATGGGGAACGCAGTAAAAGCCTTAAAAGATATAGCTGAATTTGTTACAGATGATGTAGATAAAGCAGGTATTGAAAAAGCATTAAAAAAATATAAATTACTTTAA
- a CDS encoding nucleoside deaminase, giving the protein MKFLINLKGLVFLMNDEYYMKEALLEAEMALSKDEVPVGCVIVKDGEIIARSHNLKEFHQDVTSHAEINAIKIASSILGSWRLDGCSIYVNVEPCLMCLGAIVSARFDRLIYGVRDKKYESLDEILNRYLENFNHQLKVTPGVLSEPSKTLMQSFFKKLRE; this is encoded by the coding sequence ATGAAGTTCCTAATAAACCTAAAAGGTTTGGTTTTCTTGATGAACGATGAGTATTACATGAAAGAAGCTTTACTAGAAGCTGAAATGGCCTTAAGTAAAGATGAAGTACCTGTGGGTTGTGTTATTGTCAAAGATGGTGAAATCATTGCCCGTAGTCATAATTTAAAAGAATTCCATCAAGATGTTACAAGTCATGCTGAAATTAACGCTATTAAAATTGCCTCAAGTATATTAGGATCTTGGAGATTAGATGGTTGTTCTATTTATGTAAATGTTGAGCCTTGTTTAATGTGTTTAGGCGCTATTGTTTCAGCCAGGTTCGATCGTTTGATATATGGTGTTAGAGATAAAAAATACGAGTCTTTAGATGAAATTTTAAATAGATATTTAGAGAATTTTAACCATCAATTAAAAGTGACTCCTGGTGTTTTAAGTGAACCATCAAAAACTTTGATGCAGTCTTTCTTTAAAAAATTGAGAGAATAA
- a CDS encoding thymidine kinase, translating to MYLNQKEGWIEVITGPMFAGKTEELLRRIKRLEYAKQNIVVFKPTVDNRYSENQVISHDHNKTQSINISEAREILNYVNNETQVVAIDEIQFLDEEAVDICEYLADKGVRVIVSGLDRDFRGEPFSFMPKLLSLAEYVSKLTAICVKCQTPASRTQRIIEGNPAKYDDPIILIGAKDSYEARCRDCHEVPNKPKRFGFLDER from the coding sequence ATGTATTTGAATCAAAAAGAAGGTTGGATTGAAGTGATTACAGGTCCAATGTTTGCTGGAAAAACAGAAGAATTATTAAGAAGAATCAAACGTTTAGAATATGCAAAACAAAATATTGTTGTCTTTAAACCAACAGTAGATAATCGTTATAGTGAAAATCAAGTGATTTCTCATGATCACAATAAAACTCAATCCATCAATATCAGTGAGGCTAGAGAAATTTTAAATTATGTTAATAATGAAACTCAAGTGGTTGCTATTGATGAAATTCAATTTTTAGATGAAGAAGCAGTCGATATTTGTGAATATTTAGCTGATAAGGGTGTAAGAGTTATTGTATCTGGTTTGGATAGAGATTTTAGAGGAGAACCTTTTTCTTTTATGCCAAAACTCTTGTCTTTAGCTGAATATGTTAGTAAATTAACCGCTATATGTGTCAAATGTCAAACACCAGCTTCTAGAACCCAAAGAATTATTGAAGGAAATCCTGCTAAATATGATGATCCAATCATATTAATAGGTGCTAAAGATTCTTATGAAGCTAGATGCCGAGACTGCCATGAAGTTCCTAATAAACCTAAAAGGTTTGGTTTTCTTGATGAACGATGA
- the rpmE gene encoding 50S ribosomal protein L31, translating to MKNNIHPEYHTLTVTCSTCGNTFETGSTQKDIKVDTCSNCHPFYTGKQKYKNVAGRIDKFNKKYGIQEDEEQE from the coding sequence ATGAAAAACAATATACATCCTGAATATCATACGTTAACAGTCACATGTTCAACATGCGGAAACACATTTGAAACAGGTTCAACTCAAAAAGATATTAAAGTTGATACATGTTCAAATTGCCATCCATTCTACACTGGTAAACAAAAATATAAAAATGTTGCTGGTAGAATTGACAAGTTCAACAAAAAATATGGTATTCAAGAAGACGAAGAACAAGAATAA
- a CDS encoding NAD(P)-dependent malic enzyme, whose translation MSDFKEKVLNLHKKNTGKLEILPNVKLTSIEDLSMAYTPGVAIPCLEIKNDKNKAYDYTMKGKTVAIITNGSAVLGLGNIGPVASLPVMEGKSALLHEFSGVQAYPLALDSQDPEILIQTIKLLSPNFSAIMLEDISAPNCVTIERRLQEELDIPVFHDDQHGTAIVVSAALINALKVVGKNMGDIKVLVSGLGAAGSAIIKLLNKLGVKHIYGYDLLGVLNKEKYNQYNYVIKELLDLNIVQSSQASSLKDLIKNTDVFIGVSAKDILKEDMIALMNPDPIIFAMANPDPEILPEVAIKAGAKIIGTGRSDYPNQINNVLVFPGLMKGVLSSKIKTITDQVKIVTAKAIASMVKEDELSVHHILPNIFDKNLVSTIEKAIKDQIKKG comes from the coding sequence ATGTCTGATTTTAAAGAAAAAGTCTTAAACTTACATAAAAAAAACACAGGTAAGCTAGAGATATTACCCAATGTAAAATTAACCAGTATTGAAGACTTAAGTATGGCTTATACTCCAGGTGTAGCCATACCTTGTTTAGAAATAAAAAATGATAAGAATAAGGCTTATGATTATACCATGAAAGGCAAGACAGTAGCTATCATCACAAATGGGTCTGCCGTCCTTGGTTTAGGGAATATCGGACCAGTTGCCTCTCTTCCTGTCATGGAAGGAAAATCTGCCTTATTACATGAGTTTTCAGGGGTTCAAGCTTACCCATTGGCTTTAGATAGTCAAGATCCTGAAATCCTTATTCAAACCATAAAATTACTATCCCCTAATTTTTCCGCAATTATGTTAGAAGATATATCAGCCCCTAATTGTGTTACCATTGAAAGAAGACTCCAAGAAGAACTTGATATACCTGTTTTTCATGATGACCAACATGGAACCGCTATTGTTGTTAGTGCAGCCTTAATCAATGCTTTAAAGGTCGTTGGTAAAAATATGGGTGATATTAAAGTCCTTGTATCGGGTTTAGGTGCGGCTGGCTCAGCCATCATTAAATTATTAAATAAATTAGGTGTCAAACATATTTATGGTTATGATTTATTAGGCGTCTTAAATAAAGAAAAATATAATCAATATAATTATGTGATCAAAGAACTGCTCGATCTAAATATTGTTCAATCAAGTCAAGCATCAAGTTTAAAAGACTTAATAAAAAATACAGATGTTTTCATAGGTGTCTCAGCAAAAGATATCCTAAAAGAAGACATGATAGCTTTGATGAACCCCGATCCCATCATTTTCGCTATGGCAAATCCTGACCCAGAAATTCTTCCTGAAGTTGCCATAAAAGCAGGTGCTAAAATCATTGGGACTGGTCGCAGTGATTATCCAAATCAAATCAATAATGTATTGGTTTTTCCTGGCTTAATGAAGGGCGTTTTATCTTCTAAAATTAAGACCATTACCGACCAAGTTAAAATAGTCACAGCCAAAGCCATTGCTTCTATGGTTAAAGAAGATGAATTGAGTGTCCACCATATCCTACCAAATATTTTTGATAAAAATCTTGTTTCAACCATAGAAAAAGCAATTAAAGACCAAATAAAAAAAGGCTAA
- a CDS encoding Maf family protein has protein sequence MRVILASQSPRRKELISLLHIEPLTIPSEVEEILDMSLSHEEMVMDLAYQKAADVFKNHKDDLVLGFDTLVILKDQIMGKPKDKEEAKSYLRALSGSTHRVLTGCAMIKKGHSSSFYSSAYVSFYPMTEDEINDYISTHEPFDKAGAYGIQGYGSKYIESINGDYYAIVGFPVSKIYRELKKLM, from the coding sequence ATGAGAGTTATATTAGCAAGCCAATCTCCAAGAAGGAAAGAATTAATAAGTTTATTGCATATTGAACCACTAACCATTCCAAGTGAAGTTGAAGAAATCTTGGATATGTCTTTGTCGCATGAGGAAATGGTTATGGATTTAGCCTATCAAAAAGCAGCTGATGTTTTTAAAAATCACAAAGATGATTTGGTCTTAGGATTTGATACTTTGGTGATATTGAAAGATCAAATCATGGGAAAACCAAAAGATAAGGAAGAAGCTAAATCATATTTAAGAGCTTTATCAGGTTCAACTCATAGAGTTCTTACAGGTTGTGCAATGATTAAAAAAGGTCATTCTTCAAGTTTTTATTCATCTGCTTATGTTTCTTTCTATCCCATGACTGAAGATGAGATAAATGATTATATTTCTACTCATGAACCTTTTGATAAAGCCGGTGCATATGGTATTCAAGGTTATGGTTCGAAATATATAGAATCAATCAATGGGGATTATTACGCTATTGTTGGTTTTCCAGTTTCTAAAATCTATAGAGAATTAAAAAAGTTAATGTAA
- the tilS gene encoding tRNA lysidine(34) synthetase TilS, which translates to MLEHFNLNLINKNDVLVLSISGGVDSMVLLDIFLKFKDSYHLSLHVAHIDHQKRESSSEDANFVKQVAEKNNLPFYLYELDNHTNDNFHDYAHQERYDFLVRVARQCKANKIVLAHHLDDLAETIMMRLVRGSSFEGYQGILEKIYYKGFDIIRPLLNIDKDTISKYQENNQILYREDESNLKDDYTRNRYRHQLMPFLKEENPKFLEKIKQFSNYQSMSYQLINDLSSQYIRSLDFSKDFVLIDINEFNQLHEIIQIDSIKKIINHLTDNQLELSFTNLKDIIYLSKQDKAHISFEIPNQIYVDKSYDKILFRTYKNQLNNFNLEINDFGQYKINNEYQVYISKKLDKNYDYIYKLCYNILDLVFPLTIRNRQSGDRLDIHVGTKKLKDFFIDKKIPLELRDQLPLLVDHKNEILFIPGLYQKNTEGLEKIYIHFKKIKY; encoded by the coding sequence ATGCTTGAACATTTCAACTTAAATCTAATTAACAAAAATGATGTCCTTGTCCTATCAATCAGCGGTGGTGTTGATTCGATGGTTTTACTAGACATTTTTTTGAAATTTAAAGATTCCTATCACTTGTCCTTACATGTAGCACACATTGATCATCAAAAAAGGGAAAGTTCGAGTGAAGATGCCAACTTTGTAAAACAAGTCGCTGAAAAAAACAATTTACCTTTCTATTTATATGAATTAGATAATCATACTAATGATAATTTTCATGATTATGCCCACCAAGAAAGATATGATTTTTTAGTTAGAGTTGCAAGACAATGTAAAGCTAATAAAATTGTGTTGGCTCATCATTTAGATGATTTAGCTGAAACTATTATGATGAGATTGGTTAGGGGTTCTTCCTTTGAAGGTTATCAAGGCATCTTAGAAAAAATATACTATAAGGGTTTTGATATCATAAGACCTTTATTAAATATTGATAAAGATACAATCAGTAAATATCAAGAAAATAATCAAATTCTTTATAGAGAAGATGAATCAAACCTAAAGGATGATTATACAAGAAATCGTTACAGGCATCAACTTATGCCTTTTCTAAAAGAAGAAAACCCTAAATTCTTAGAAAAAATTAAACAGTTTTCTAATTATCAATCGATGTCATATCAACTCATTAATGATTTATCTTCACAATATATAAGGTCTTTAGACTTTAGTAAAGATTTTGTATTGATCGATATCAATGAATTCAATCAATTACATGAAATCATCCAAATAGATTCCATTAAAAAAATCATCAATCACTTAACTGATAATCAATTAGAATTATCCTTTACAAACCTTAAAGATATAATTTATTTGAGTAAACAAGATAAAGCTCATATAAGTTTTGAAATTCCAAATCAAATTTATGTTGATAAATCCTATGATAAAATCTTGTTTAGGACCTATAAAAATCAACTCAATAATTTTAACCTAGAAATCAATGATTTTGGTCAATATAAGATTAATAATGAATATCAAGTCTATATATCAAAAAAACTAGACAAAAATTATGATTATATCTATAAATTATGTTATAATATTCTAGATTTAGTCTTTCCATTAACCATTAGGAATAGACAATCTGGAGACCGATTAGATATTCATGTCGGTACCAAAAAATTAAAGGATTTTTTTATAGATAAAAAAATCCCTTTAGAACTTAGAGATCAACTTCCTTTATTGGTCGATCATAAGAATGAAATATTATTCATACCTGGCTTGTATCAAAAAAATACAGAAGGGTTAGAAAAAATCTATATCCATTTTAAAAAGATAAAGTATTAG
- the ftsH gene encoding ATP-dependent zinc metalloprotease FtsH, producing MAVARKKPSGPLNNRTSHFIMIAILVIIVISIITFFGNLNSPTELSNSEFDDKLRSGEIINIEVSPLAGETNLGIREVTGDLRNGGEFVTFFANDDELNDVRTFAINNNIPFNVVPGPTTNIMNIIFPILLVVGVVIMIIAMMRGGANANRQAFDFGKSKAIQSKGEKTTFDDVAGADEEKEELKEIIDFLKNPKKYLNLGARIPKGVLLVGPPGTGKTLIARAVAGEAKVPFFFVSGSDFLEMFVGVGASRVRDMFKQAKTNSPCILFIDEIDAVGRQRGTGLGGGHDEREQTLNQLLVEMDGFGHNSGVIVMAATNRVDILDPALLRPGRFDRQIYVGRPDIKGRAEILKVHSNNKKINPAITFKEIARRTPGFTGADLENLMNEAALLAARENKLQIELSHIDEAVDRVMMGPAKKSRVFTKKEKEIIAYHEAGHAVIGIKLEDANIVHKVTIIPRGQAGGYNLMLPKEEQAFLQTKKNLTEMIVGLLGGRVAEQLVFNEISTGAHNDLERSTSIARKMITEYGMSENLGPITYEKDSEKVFLGRDYGKSNNFSEAIATEIDKEVRGIIHDCYDQAKKIIGANMDLLKNIAHYLLEVETLTKEDIEEIVETGHLERWDTILEDESKDIVEEEPKEENKEE from the coding sequence ATGGCAGTTGCTAGAAAAAAACCAAGTGGCCCATTAAATAATCGTACCAGTCATTTTATTATGATTGCGATATTGGTCATTATCGTTATTTCAATCATCACTTTCTTTGGTAATTTAAACTCACCTACAGAATTAAGCAATTCAGAATTTGATGATAAATTAAGATCAGGAGAAATTATTAATATTGAAGTCTCACCCTTGGCCGGTGAAACTAATCTAGGTATTCGAGAAGTTACTGGTGATTTAAGAAATGGTGGGGAGTTTGTCACTTTTTTCGCAAATGATGATGAGTTAAATGATGTTAGAACTTTTGCTATAAACAACAATATTCCTTTCAATGTCGTCCCTGGTCCAACCACGAATATCATGAATATTATTTTCCCTATTCTACTTGTTGTAGGTGTAGTAATCATGATCATCGCTATGATGAGGGGCGGGGCCAACGCCAATAGACAAGCCTTTGATTTCGGTAAATCAAAAGCTATTCAATCAAAAGGTGAAAAAACTACTTTTGATGATGTCGCGGGTGCTGATGAAGAAAAAGAAGAGTTAAAAGAAATTATTGATTTCTTAAAAAATCCAAAAAAATATTTAAATTTGGGTGCGAGAATTCCTAAAGGTGTCCTTTTAGTTGGACCTCCAGGAACTGGTAAAACCTTAATTGCTAGAGCAGTCGCAGGTGAAGCAAAAGTACCTTTCTTCTTCGTTTCGGGTTCTGATTTCCTTGAAATGTTTGTTGGGGTCGGAGCTTCTCGTGTAAGAGATATGTTTAAGCAAGCCAAAACCAATTCACCATGTATCTTATTTATTGATGAAATAGATGCTGTTGGTAGACAAAGAGGTACTGGTCTTGGCGGTGGACATGATGAACGTGAACAAACCCTTAACCAACTACTTGTTGAAATGGATGGTTTCGGCCATAATTCAGGTGTTATTGTCATGGCTGCCACAAACCGTGTTGATATCTTAGACCCTGCCTTATTAAGACCTGGTCGTTTCGATAGACAAATTTATGTTGGAAGACCTGACATTAAAGGCCGTGCTGAAATCTTAAAAGTACATTCTAACAATAAGAAAATTAATCCAGCAATTACCTTCAAAGAAATCGCAAGACGTACACCTGGTTTTACAGGTGCCGACTTAGAAAACTTAATGAATGAAGCTGCTTTATTAGCCGCAAGAGAAAATAAACTTCAAATTGAGTTATCTCATATTGATGAAGCTGTTGATAGAGTCATGATGGGACCTGCTAAAAAATCTAGAGTATTTACTAAAAAAGAAAAGGAAATTATCGCCTATCATGAAGCTGGACACGCTGTTATTGGTATCAAACTTGAAGATGCCAACATCGTCCATAAAGTTACCATCATCCCTCGTGGACAAGCGGGTGGATATAATTTAATGTTACCTAAGGAAGAACAAGCATTCTTACAAACAAAGAAAAATCTAACCGAAATGATTGTTGGTTTATTAGGTGGTAGGGTAGCTGAACAGTTGGTTTTCAATGAAATATCAACCGGGGCCCATAATGACTTAGAAAGATCAACTTCTATCGCTAGAAAAATGATTACTGAATACGGTATGAGTGAAAACCTAGGACCTATTACTTATGAAAAAGATTCTGAGAAAGTCTTCCTAGGTCGTGATTATGGAAAATCAAACAACTTCTCTGAAGCAATCGCAACTGAGATTGATAAAGAAGTCAGAGGAATTATCCATGATTGTTATGATCAAGCTAAGAAAATCATCGGCGCTAATATGGATTTATTAAAGAATATTGCTCACTATCTACTTGAAGTTGAAACATTAACTAAAGAAGATATTGAAGAAATCGTTGAAACTGGTCATTTAGAGCGTTGGGACACTATCCTCGAAGACGAATCTAAAGATATTGTTGAAGAAGAACCAAAAGAAGAAAATAAAGAAGAATAA